A stretch of the Cydia strobilella chromosome 23, ilCydStro3.1, whole genome shotgun sequence genome encodes the following:
- the LOC134751921 gene encoding uncharacterized protein LOC134751921, with product MTAATVNGVNELQRNPLKLYIQDIFRASRTEQNKYIYEIFGLKFKNVMLHGVVTAVYNTNASKTATNFDLTDPTGCVSVYYDSTKNNLNIPLPSYKKLIQDFADASRRGDDNTMVMGRLLNSIEQKKTSPLFFSTGDYISVVGDIFVEDLKNTRMISAYECRLTSMERDLVWLEELRYLYEKFYLWKIE from the coding sequence ATGACTGCAGCTACTGTAAATGGTGTAAACGAGCTTCAACGAAACCCCTTAAAGTTGTATATACAAGACATCTTTCGGGCCTCAAGAACTGAGCAAAACAAGTATATATACGAAATTTTCGGCTTAAAATTCAAGAATGTGATGCTACATGGAGTTGTGACTGCTGTTTATAACACTAACGCTTCAAAAACGGCCACGAACTTCGATTTAACTGATCCGACAGGCTGCGTTTCAGTTTATTACGATAGTACGAAGAATAATTTGAATATACCTTTGCCGTCATATAAAAAGTTGATACAAGACTTCGCAGATGCTTCGAGAAGGGGAGATGACAACACTATGGTTATGGGTAGATTATTAAATAgcatagagcagaaaaaaactagtccattatttttttcaacaGGAGACTACATAAGTGTTGTTGGTGATATTTTTGTTGAAGATTTGAAGAACACTAGAATGATTTCAGCGTATGAATGTAGGTTAACTTCCATGGAGCGGGATCTAGTGTGGTTAGAAGAACTTAGGTATTTGTATGAGAAGTTTTATTTGTGGAAAATTGAATAA